TTGAAATTGGCCCTCTAATCGCTTCATCATTGCTCATTTTTCTCGTGTAtctctctttttaattgtttgttttcctgtctCTAACCCTGTTGAAGCTCTAGGGTTTCTCCGCTAACATAATTAGCCCCTCCCAAGACACAGACTCTccgagaaaggagagaagaagcgATAAAAATCTTCACTTTCTGGAGCCTGTAAATCTTATTGGGCTGTCATAAAAGCCCATATCGGTTGAGGCAGCTCTTCCACTCAGAGCGCAGGTCTCTGTGGGCCCCTACAGATGCTCCAGCCTCCTGCTCTGACTAGCTCCTTCGGCTCCAGATGAGCCCTAGCATGGGAAGTCTTGCTCCAGACCGTCAATGTCAATCTAATTAGGATACATAGAAAACCCTGAATAGCCGAAAGCCGACACCACACATTTGCGGGGAAAAGAAATCCTCAAAGTGTCCTCTTCAGCACAGGGGGCAAGTGCAGACAATAACATTTCCTTGTAAATTAATAAAACCCGTTTTAACAATTCTTATCTTCGTTTTAGATGGCATTACGACCAAATATTTACATTCCAGTGTTTAAGAGGATATCAGGTCTCAAAAAGCTTTTCCTATTTGGCAGTTTCCAATCTATAACCATTTGTGCAAGTGTTACTCAGGCctttaacatacagtatatgtatacgGCATACTATTGCTTGCAAACATGTTTATAGATATTTAAACAGATTTGGAGCCCCACACTCTATACGGTCTGTCTTTTTCCTTTAATGGGTTCAATTTGGATGTGTTAATGCAGCAGAgcacatttcacatttgttATCTAAAATAGCATTGAGGGCTTAATAATGTAGGTCAACTCATTTAGAATTTCCTACCTCATGTCGACCTCATTAAACGTAGTCAACATAGCGCAGGTGTTTTGGGCTTCCTTCAGTCTCTGGGCAATTCTAAGCCTCATGCGGTTCATTTTAAcctaagacaaaaaaaagaatgatcaGATTCAGTAAACAGCTCCCAACTTTACAAAATCACtaaacaaatctaaaaaaaatgtaagatacTCTTCAATGTTATTTTGGTGTGGTGATTTTTGCACTCTACCCTGCTCTCCGTCCTGGCTCCTTTAGCCCCTCCCTCAGCTTGAGCCACTGGTGCAGTGACAGTGGGCTTGATGGCTGAAACTACGAGAAAGACATAGAGAAGCAGTTAGTACCTCGACACATCGGTTCAGTGGAACTGGTGAAAGCCTCTGCCAACAATGATTAATCATGTAAGCTGGAGGTCAAGAGCACAGATGTCACGCAAAACAGTTCTCACATGACCCAGACCGTCTGTCTCATGACAACTAACCTGGTTTGGTGTTCATAGCATGTGCTGGCACAGGTGGCACAGGGGGCATAGTGGTGGGAATGGGGCCCACagctgaggggggaggaggtggaggcggaGTAGCAGAAGGTGGCGGAGGGGCTGCAGCGGCCGGGGCCTCGGCTTTTGGAGCTTTGGGAGTACCAGCTAAAGACAGAGGTGAACAGTAAGGATATgactgcctttttttaattatcttaaTATTACTACTTTGTATCAATCAAGTAAAAATACTATAATTAAGACCTCCTTTTCGAAGCTTAAAGAGTGCAGTTCCTGCCTCGACCTTCCCTCCATCAGGGACCAAAAGCTCTTCGATCACCCCAGAAGCAGGAGCAGGAACCTGCAATGATGTCTAACGgcaggaacaaaaaaaaaaatggtccgtttaaaaaaaaaagaaatgtaaattgtTCTAGGATATTTTCTAAATTTGCCTGGTGCCTAAATAATGACTGCATGCATTGATTCAAGTGTAAACTTATTATCACAAGCTTAATGTCTTTGTTACAGTTTTAGAAAtgatcaaataattaaaaaaatatttagttaggaGAAAATGACACACTTTAGCAATGATTTGCCACTGTTCTGTCTGTCACACAAGCACCAACAAATATACATGTTTACAGGCTAAAAAGGAATACTATGccctaaaacaacaacatgtccaAATACTTCCCGTTAGACCACACACTATGAAGGCTTTCACTTTTGTAGGGCAAAGCACAACTACTACTAGTAATCCCAAACATGGTGAATTTGTATGACATTTACTTAGTATTACCTTATCAGTCTCAATTTCGCAGACCACCTCATCCTCCGAGACGGTGTCTCCAACAGCTGTAAGTAGAAAGCTATATTTTATCATCCGAGTGCAAACTGACTTtacagcagtggttctcaaatgggggtacatGTACCCCTGGGGCTACAtaaaggcactccagggggtacgtgaaataaaaaacatatttaaaattagcataaATTCAAAAATAgtcatttaataaatattcaataaaatataagtgtaagttacTAAACTGAATTTGATGTATTCTATATATCAAATCAGACACTGGTGGCCCAGCactgtgtattatttatttttttacaacaatatttccacagggggtacatcactgaaaaaaggttgagaaccactgctttaCAGGATATGTAATTAGTTACCTTTCTCCCACCTCACGTCCCCCTCTGTGACAGATTCCGCAAACGCTGGCGTCTTGACTGTGACAACTTCATCTCCTAGAGAACAAAGTTAAgtaaaaacatctgtatgtCTTAACACATGGGTGGTCGTGCTTTATATTCAATTAAGTGCAGAAATCAAATGCATGCAGGCTGAAACATACTGTAGGGTACAGATGTCCTGAAGTACTGGATTTGGAAGATGCTGGACCGAGGATCAGAttttctgaaaaaataaaaaggagaaaataatcaaatcagACAAGTAATAAAAATCCCTAAATTAACTAAATTTATAACCCAAGAGTCCAAAAACAAGACAGATTCAGATTTGGCTTGTGTGTATGGAACATATGGACATGACATGCAGTGCCTTATAAAAGCATTCAACCccgctttgtttttttcttcctactCGGTTGCATTACAACCTGGAATctaaatggattttttttctttggattTTATGTCATGGAGCTACACAGAATAACGGGAATTGGTGTagttaaattgtttttttattgtgaaaactgAGAAGTGGGGTATGTATATGTAGCCTTTGCTATGAAGCCCCCAGATAGACCTGTTCTGAAAGGCCACAGAGTCTGCAACTTGTTgggttgtgaaaaaaaaaatctgacacTTTGAACATCTAACGGAGCGCCATTAAAGCACGCATTACAAAATGGGAAAAAATAATGCACCACGAAATAAGAAAACCCATTTGGACATCaaggtgttttctttctttctttaagcaATGGCTTTTCTTCTGGCCCCTCTTCCATCAAGCTCTTTCCAGCTCCTTCAGGGTCGTCTGTCATCTCTCTGATTAATGCCCTCACAGCCTGGTCCGGGAGTTTGGTGGGTGACCTTCTCTTAGCAGGTTTGTTGTGGTGccatattattttatttttgtaataacaATTTTAGTGATGCGCTGTGGGATGTTAAGTTGCTGACCTGTTGGGAGAGCTCCTTGGTCTTAATGGTGCCGCTTGCTTAGTGGTGTTGCAGACTCTGTGGCCTGTCagaacaggtgtgtgtacatatactgAGATCATCTAACACTTGGATTGCACACAACTAGACTAAATTCAACTAATTATGTGACTGCTGAAAGTAATTGGTAGTAACAGATCGTATTTAGGGGTTTCACAGCAAAGGGGGAgaatacatatgcacacaccaCTTTTCATAATATTTATAACTTTTAGGTTAAAGACATGTCCTGGGTGGCAAAGTTATGACACTATGAGAGCCGGTGTCGATGACTTAGGGACTTAAGACCGTCCATGACATTCCTCAGATCTAAAGAGAGACAGGTGTACTTAAAGTTGCATGTCACTTAAAATAGTTTGGTGTCTTAGTGAGTTAATATACTTACACATTGttgttcaaagtaaaagcatggCCAACTGATAGAGCTGTAAGAAAATTGACATGGAACAATGTGTTAACTTCTTGAAGCAGCACTATCCCCAAGCGCAGATTGAGATTTAAGACGTCATGCTTGAACAACACATACCTGACGTGGCCCGACGAGCTAATGCATTATTCCCCTGTGACAAGATACAGTGATGGATTACAAAACATCTTcaactattttaaatattaagtaTTG
The genomic region above belongs to Cyclopterus lumpus isolate fCycLum1 chromosome 22, fCycLum1.pri, whole genome shotgun sequence and contains:
- the dlst gene encoding dihydrolipoyllysine-residue succinyltransferase component of 2-oxoglutarate dehydrogenase complex, mitochondrial yields the protein MLSHSRCLTRNVGRSLSAIRQGNNALARRATSALSVGHAFTLNNNVKSDPRSSIFQIQYFRTSVPYRDEVVTVKTPAFAESVTEGDVRWEKAVGDTVSEDEVVCEIETDKTSLQVPAPASGVIEELLVPDGGKVEAGTALFKLRKGAGTPKAPKAEAPAAAAPPPPSATPPPPPPPSAVGPIPTTMPPVPPVPAHAMNTKPVSAIKPTVTAPVAQAEGGAKGARTESRVKMNRMRLRIAQRLKEAQNTCAMLTTFNEVDMSNITEMRKTYKDDFLKKHNIKLGFMSAFVKAASYALADQPAVNAVIDDTTKEIVYREYVDISVAVATPKGLVVPVIRSVEGMNFTDIEKAINLLGEKARKNELAVEDMDGGTFTISNGGVFGSMFGTPIINPPQSAILGMHGIFDRPVAVGGKVEIRPMMYVALTYDHRLIDGREAVLFLRKIKSVVEDPRVLLLDM